A genome region from Chloroflexia bacterium SDU3-3 includes the following:
- a CDS encoding glycosyltransferase family 1 protein, producing MRIAMMTETFLPDVNGVVTTLCRLLEHLNRRGHEALVFAPEGSPSSYQGAQIIPLPGAPLPIYRDLKLTPPQLGMTARLRAFRPDVLHLAGTMLLSPAGCAAAQALRLPLVSVYHTDWPAYAGHYGMGYLRDLAYRYLRLIHSYCALTLCPSRATKDDLRSHGFRRLRVWGRGVDTALFHPRHRSEAWRSAVGARPDENLLLYVGRIANEKRLDLLVEAMEGLEHTRLVLVGDGPARPEIERRLRHLPAHFTGYLRGADLATAYASADMFVFPSDTETFGQVIQEAMASGLPVVAARAGGALDLVRDGETGVLWQPGDARALRSSIAQLAHSQPMRAAMGAAGRAAAEQRSWERVMDEMVGYYERAQRHRVRYARLLGVAGSRGPLAQRGASL from the coding sequence ATGCGCATTGCGATGATGACCGAGACATTCCTGCCCGATGTCAACGGCGTGGTGACGACGCTGTGTCGGCTGCTCGAACACCTGAACCGGCGCGGCCACGAGGCGCTGGTGTTCGCGCCCGAGGGTTCGCCCAGCAGCTACCAGGGGGCGCAGATCATCCCCCTGCCCGGCGCGCCGCTGCCGATCTACCGCGACCTGAAGCTGACCCCGCCCCAGCTGGGCATGACGGCGCGGCTGCGGGCGTTCCGGCCCGACGTGCTGCACCTGGCGGGCACCATGCTGCTCAGCCCGGCGGGCTGCGCCGCCGCCCAGGCGCTGCGCCTGCCGCTGGTCTCGGTCTACCACACCGACTGGCCCGCCTACGCAGGGCACTACGGCATGGGCTACCTGCGCGACCTGGCCTACCGCTACCTGCGGCTCATCCACTCCTACTGCGCGCTCACGCTCTGCCCCTCGCGGGCCACCAAAGACGACCTGCGCAGCCACGGATTCCGCCGCCTGCGCGTGTGGGGGCGCGGGGTGGATACCGCGCTGTTCCACCCGCGCCACCGCAGCGAGGCCTGGCGCAGCGCGGTGGGCGCGCGGCCCGATGAGAACCTGCTGCTCTACGTGGGGCGGATCGCCAACGAGAAGCGGCTCGATCTGCTGGTGGAGGCGATGGAGGGGCTGGAGCATACGCGCCTGGTGCTGGTGGGCGACGGCCCAGCACGGCCCGAGATCGAGCGGCGGCTGCGGCACCTGCCCGCCCATTTCACCGGCTACCTGCGCGGCGCCGATCTGGCCACCGCCTACGCCAGCGCCGACATGTTCGTGTTCCCATCCGACACCGAGACCTTTGGCCAGGTCATCCAGGAGGCCATGGCGTCGGGGCTGCCGGTGGTGGCCGCGCGGGCGGGCGGCGCGCTCGACCTCGTGCGCGACGGCGAGACCGGCGTGCTCTGGCAGCCCGGCGACGCGCGCGCCCTGCGCAGCAGCATCGCCCAGCTGGCCCACAGCCAGCCGATGCGCGCCGCGATGGGCGCGGCTGGCCGCGCCGCCGCCGAGCAGCGCTCGTGGGAGCGCGTGATGGATGAGATGGTGGGCTACTACGAGCGGGCGCAGCGCCACCGCGTGCGCTACGCCCGCCTGCTAGGCGTGGCTGGGTCACGCGGCCCACTCGCTCAGCGCGGGGCCAGCCTCTAA